In one window of Mus pahari chromosome 3, PAHARI_EIJ_v1.1, whole genome shotgun sequence DNA:
- the Cdca7 gene encoding cell division cycle-associated protein 7 isoform X1, which produces MEARRARQKALKVKNLKNVRYMKLISMETSSSSDDSCDSFASDNFANTKPRPDTTKDLANIFHADSDDESFCGFSESEIQDGMRLQFNREGCRTRSQCRHSGPLRAAVKFPPRNTPRAANKKAAPPKPSESSANDSHSDSEAEDGMNFLEKRALNIKQNKAMLAKLMSELESFPGLFSGRHSLPGHRTRNSKSPRRRTFPGVASRRNPERRTRPLTRSRSRILGSLGALPTEEEEEEEEEEDKYMLVRQRKSMDSYMNDDDMPRSRRPGSMTLPHIIRPVEEVTEEEIRNICSNSREKIYNRSLGSTCHQCRQKTTDTKTNCRNPDCWGIRGQFCGPCLRNRYGEEVKDALLDPNWHCPPCRGICNCSFCRQRDGRCATGVLVYLAKYHGFGNVHAYLKSLKQEFEMQA; this is translated from the exons ATGGAGGCTCGCCGCGCGCGG CAAAAGGCTCTCAAAGTAAAGAACTTAAAGAATGTCAGATACATGAAGTTGATTTCCATGGAGACATCCTCATCCTCCGATGACAGTTGTGACAGCTTTGCTTCTGATAATTTTGCAAACACA AAACCAAGGCCAGATACCACTAAGGACTTGGCCAACATTTTTCATGCCGACTCTGACGATGAATCATTTTGCGGTTTTTCAGAGAGTGAGATACAAGATGGAATG AGACTGCAGTTCAACAGGGAAGGCTGCAGGACCCGAAGTCAGTGCCGCCACTCCGGGCCTCTCAGGGCAGCAGTGAAGTTCCCACCACGAAATACCCCGAGGGCTGCTAACAAAAAAGCAGCACCCCCCAAGCCCTCTGAGAGCTCTGCAAATGATTCCCATTCTGACtctgaagcagaagatggcatgAACTTTCTGGAGAAGAGGGCCTTGAATATAAAGCAGAACAAAGCAATG CTTGCAAAACTCATGTCAGAATTAGAAAGCTTCCCTGGCTTGTTCTCTGGAAGACATTCCCTCCCAGGCCACAGAACCAGAAAT TCAAAGTCACCGAGAAGACGCACATTCCCAGGTGTGGCTTCCAGAAGGAACCCAGAACGGAGAACTCGACCTCTCACCAGGTCAAGGTCCCGGATCCTGGGCTCCTTGGGTGCCCTGCCCacggaagaggaggaggaagaggaggaagaagaggataagTACATGCTGGTGAGACAGAGGAAGTCCATGGACAGCTACATGAAC GACGATGATATGCCCAGAAGTCGGCGCCCTGGATCCATGACCCTTCCGCATATCATCCGACCAGTAGAAGAAGTCACAGAGGAAGAGATTAGGAACATCTGCAGCAACTCGAGAGAGAAGATTTACAACCGATCTCTG GGTTCTACCTGTCATCAGTGTCGCCAGAAAACCACTGACACCAAAACCAACTGCCGAAACCCAGACTGCTGGGGCATCCGGGGCCAGTTCTGTGGTCCCTGCCTTCGAAACCGCTATGGCGAGGAGGTCAAGGATGCTCTGCTGGATCCG AACTGGCACTGCCCACCTTGTCGAGGAATTTGCAACTGCAGCTTCTGCCGCCAGCGTGATGGGCGGTGCGCCACTGGAGTCCTGGTGTATCTAGCAAAGTATCACGGCTTTGGGAATGTTCATGCTTACTTGAAAAG TCTGAAGCAGGAATTTGAAATGCAAGCATAG
- the Cdca7 gene encoding cell division cycle-associated protein 7 isoform X3, whose amino-acid sequence MEARRARQKALKVKNLKNVRYMKLISMETSSSSDDSCDSFASDNFANTRLQFNREGCRTRSQCRHSGPLRAAVKFPPRNTPRAANKKAAPPKPSESSANDSHSDSEAEDGMNFLEKRALNIKQNKAMLAKLMSELESFPGLFSGRHSLPGHRTRNSKSPRRRTFPGVASRRNPERRTRPLTRSRSRILGSLGALPTEEEEEEEEEEDKYMLVRQRKSMDSYMNDDDMPRSRRPGSMTLPHIIRPVEEVTEEEIRNICSNSREKIYNRSLGSTCHQCRQKTTDTKTNCRNPDCWGIRGQFCGPCLRNRYGEEVKDALLDPNWHCPPCRGICNCSFCRQRDGRCATGVLVYLAKYHGFGNVHAYLKSLKQEFEMQA is encoded by the exons ATGGAGGCTCGCCGCGCGCGG CAAAAGGCTCTCAAAGTAAAGAACTTAAAGAATGTCAGATACATGAAGTTGATTTCCATGGAGACATCCTCATCCTCCGATGACAGTTGTGACAGCTTTGCTTCTGATAATTTTGCAAACACA AGACTGCAGTTCAACAGGGAAGGCTGCAGGACCCGAAGTCAGTGCCGCCACTCCGGGCCTCTCAGGGCAGCAGTGAAGTTCCCACCACGAAATACCCCGAGGGCTGCTAACAAAAAAGCAGCACCCCCCAAGCCCTCTGAGAGCTCTGCAAATGATTCCCATTCTGACtctgaagcagaagatggcatgAACTTTCTGGAGAAGAGGGCCTTGAATATAAAGCAGAACAAAGCAATG CTTGCAAAACTCATGTCAGAATTAGAAAGCTTCCCTGGCTTGTTCTCTGGAAGACATTCCCTCCCAGGCCACAGAACCAGAAAT TCAAAGTCACCGAGAAGACGCACATTCCCAGGTGTGGCTTCCAGAAGGAACCCAGAACGGAGAACTCGACCTCTCACCAGGTCAAGGTCCCGGATCCTGGGCTCCTTGGGTGCCCTGCCCacggaagaggaggaggaagaggaggaagaagaggataagTACATGCTGGTGAGACAGAGGAAGTCCATGGACAGCTACATGAAC GACGATGATATGCCCAGAAGTCGGCGCCCTGGATCCATGACCCTTCCGCATATCATCCGACCAGTAGAAGAAGTCACAGAGGAAGAGATTAGGAACATCTGCAGCAACTCGAGAGAGAAGATTTACAACCGATCTCTG GGTTCTACCTGTCATCAGTGTCGCCAGAAAACCACTGACACCAAAACCAACTGCCGAAACCCAGACTGCTGGGGCATCCGGGGCCAGTTCTGTGGTCCCTGCCTTCGAAACCGCTATGGCGAGGAGGTCAAGGATGCTCTGCTGGATCCG AACTGGCACTGCCCACCTTGTCGAGGAATTTGCAACTGCAGCTTCTGCCGCCAGCGTGATGGGCGGTGCGCCACTGGAGTCCTGGTGTATCTAGCAAAGTATCACGGCTTTGGGAATGTTCATGCTTACTTGAAAAG TCTGAAGCAGGAATTTGAAATGCAAGCATAG
- the Cdca7 gene encoding cell division cycle-associated protein 7 isoform X2 — MKLISMETSSSSDDSCDSFASDNFANTKPRPDTTKDLANIFHADSDDESFCGFSESEIQDGMRLQFNREGCRTRSQCRHSGPLRAAVKFPPRNTPRAANKKAAPPKPSESSANDSHSDSEAEDGMNFLEKRALNIKQNKAMLAKLMSELESFPGLFSGRHSLPGHRTRNSKSPRRRTFPGVASRRNPERRTRPLTRSRSRILGSLGALPTEEEEEEEEEEDKYMLVRQRKSMDSYMNDDDMPRSRRPGSMTLPHIIRPVEEVTEEEIRNICSNSREKIYNRSLGSTCHQCRQKTTDTKTNCRNPDCWGIRGQFCGPCLRNRYGEEVKDALLDPNWHCPPCRGICNCSFCRQRDGRCATGVLVYLAKYHGFGNVHAYLKSLKQEFEMQA, encoded by the exons ATGAAGTTGATTTCCATGGAGACATCCTCATCCTCCGATGACAGTTGTGACAGCTTTGCTTCTGATAATTTTGCAAACACA AAACCAAGGCCAGATACCACTAAGGACTTGGCCAACATTTTTCATGCCGACTCTGACGATGAATCATTTTGCGGTTTTTCAGAGAGTGAGATACAAGATGGAATG AGACTGCAGTTCAACAGGGAAGGCTGCAGGACCCGAAGTCAGTGCCGCCACTCCGGGCCTCTCAGGGCAGCAGTGAAGTTCCCACCACGAAATACCCCGAGGGCTGCTAACAAAAAAGCAGCACCCCCCAAGCCCTCTGAGAGCTCTGCAAATGATTCCCATTCTGACtctgaagcagaagatggcatgAACTTTCTGGAGAAGAGGGCCTTGAATATAAAGCAGAACAAAGCAATG CTTGCAAAACTCATGTCAGAATTAGAAAGCTTCCCTGGCTTGTTCTCTGGAAGACATTCCCTCCCAGGCCACAGAACCAGAAAT TCAAAGTCACCGAGAAGACGCACATTCCCAGGTGTGGCTTCCAGAAGGAACCCAGAACGGAGAACTCGACCTCTCACCAGGTCAAGGTCCCGGATCCTGGGCTCCTTGGGTGCCCTGCCCacggaagaggaggaggaagaggaggaagaagaggataagTACATGCTGGTGAGACAGAGGAAGTCCATGGACAGCTACATGAAC GACGATGATATGCCCAGAAGTCGGCGCCCTGGATCCATGACCCTTCCGCATATCATCCGACCAGTAGAAGAAGTCACAGAGGAAGAGATTAGGAACATCTGCAGCAACTCGAGAGAGAAGATTTACAACCGATCTCTG GGTTCTACCTGTCATCAGTGTCGCCAGAAAACCACTGACACCAAAACCAACTGCCGAAACCCAGACTGCTGGGGCATCCGGGGCCAGTTCTGTGGTCCCTGCCTTCGAAACCGCTATGGCGAGGAGGTCAAGGATGCTCTGCTGGATCCG AACTGGCACTGCCCACCTTGTCGAGGAATTTGCAACTGCAGCTTCTGCCGCCAGCGTGATGGGCGGTGCGCCACTGGAGTCCTGGTGTATCTAGCAAAGTATCACGGCTTTGGGAATGTTCATGCTTACTTGAAAAG TCTGAAGCAGGAATTTGAAATGCAAGCATAG